The sequence below is a genomic window from Silene latifolia isolate original U9 population chromosome 7, ASM4854445v1, whole genome shotgun sequence.
cccgggttgttgttttgtaaaaccttcggtgatccattcggggatggtgagcagattatgacaggtaatgcagatgtttagctatgggatagtcatggggagtcatcgcttcgagtctagcttccgctgttacgagtttagctttTTTTATTACTGTTGTATTGagatattatttttttattttgagttggtctgagattatgtaatcgttaaactctttaaactttaataaatgtgttctggattgttacttttgatatactaacctcaggcaaccgagatggtaacagcctttcatgctagggtagtccttggtaaggtaccttggtatgagggagtGTTAcagtaccggaccctgtttctttttctccctgtttttcaatcacgcgtccgagctcatttcagaaattaacctgttcgatttcagcctcaaataacgagctttaacacattttttactataatctgagtttcggcgaatgctggtttgtggcacccccccccccccaaaaaaaatgtcttccgttggtgctcaaactttgcgtgcccaAATGTTTTCCGCCCAAGCGTTCATGTATTGTGTCGTTCTTGTTTGTGCGCAACGAAGGCGTTGATATTTTGACTTCACTTTCACCTTGATTGCCAAGCCTAGAAAAGACAGAAGTGTGTTTGGTTGAAGCACTTGGCCTTCCTAGCCTTGTAAATATAGAAGGACGAGACTTTTCTGCAAGTGGACTTATTCGATCGAAGATCGAAGATGAATGCAtcttttcttctccttcttcattttcttcgacCTCTTTCACTGTGATGTGCTGAGAAGACACATTAGCCCCTTTTATACGAGCACCAATCTTCACAGGTGCAAGAGACTCATATCCAAGCCCTAGCTTAGTCACTATAAATCGCCCTTCTTGCTTGAATAGCTCTTGATGCGCTTTGTTAAGAGCGTACGCCTTAACTTCTATAAATTTGCCGAGAGGAGTCGGATTTGTAAACTCATATCCAGCCTTCGCCAGtagcttgtaagcattggaatcaaaTATTCCCTTGTTTTCCTCACTTGATGATTGACTGGATAAATATACGAAACCAGTTGGAGGAGGTCTCACAATCTTCGTTTGAGATGAACTTGGCAGAGGTGTAACGACTTTGACCACCCATTCCTGCTTGATCGCCTGACTTGACTTTTTATCCTTAGGCTCCGTGTTTGGTGTTAGACGCTCTGCAAAAGGACTCTCCCCATCTTTGTGGCGGGACTTCGGTATGTAGCATAGTACTGGTGATATAGTTTTCTGCCCCAATTCCTCCTTCTTGGGCGATGCAACATGAGTAGATGTTTTGCTAGCCTTACTTGCATTTAACTTGACATCATCTTCTTTTGCAGGACTTGCTGCTGCATCTTCTTTGATGATGTTCTTTTCCCACTTACCTCCTTTTCCTGTTGAAGAGATAGTGGTTGGCATGAACTCACTAGAAATATCATTCTCTTCAAAGAATTTTGCATCAGCGAAGAAAGAGTCGACCTTAGAGAAGGATTTGGCGTCTCCATCTATTTTCCTTTCGCCACCACGATAATACTTCAAGcattgatgaagggttgaggcGACAACTCAATTCTAGTACTTCCAAACTCGTCCCAGCAACATTTTGAATGATGTCTTGTCATCTATGACATGGAACAATGTGTCAGAAGACAGTTCACCCATTGTAAGGTTCACGTGGATCATGCCAACTGCACGCTCCCCATTCAAGTTAAAACCATGAATCATTGTTCGACTACTGGAGGGTTCATCCATCGTGATCCCTAATTCATTCATGGTGGCTTTTGGCATGAGATTGACTCCCGAGCCTCCATCTTTAAGATACGCTTGACCTTTTGCCCCCGGATGTACCCAGACACATAAAGTGGCATGTTGTGAGGCTTGGATCCAAGAAGCAAATCCTCATCTAAAAAACTCAAGGCTCCATTGTAGGAGACACATCCAGTTGATTGTTCAGTAGGCTTGATTTTATATTTCATCTTGTCTGCGTACAACTCCGACTTCTCAAGTCCTTGAATTATCAGTTAACGCTTCTTTTTAGGTAGATGAAAGATTTGCTTCCACCCTATGTTTGTAGGAAGGGCGTCAAGAGCAGTCACTATTTCATTCTCCTTTTCAGAATGAGACTGTTGTGGTGATACCGCATCATCTAGgcctccttcctttattttctCTTTATCATCACCGCCTTCACTAGCTGAGACGGTGCACACGGTGACCTTGTTTAAAAAATCTTGTGGGAAGAATTCTTTTAAGGTTACAGGACCCAATGGTTCTTGTTTCAGCAGGTCTATAGACAAGACATGACGCTTGACCACTTTTTTCGacttcttcttccccttcaaCTTGCGGGGTTTTGTCTTCTTTATTTACTTCGTTGACGGTGGACATGTCTGACCGCTTGCTTCACTTGTTTTTTTGGCTTCCTGCGTGTCACCAAGGTTCaaccttcatcgtcatcttcatgctTCTTTTCTTCATTCTTATCCTGAGGAGGTAGTTTTTCTTCCAATGACATTGGAGGTAGCGACGATAATGACCCTTGGATCCATAACGACATAGGCTCCAAACTTCTGAACTCCAATATATGCACAAACCATCCTTGATGTATAGTTGGCTCCTCCGGCTCCAAGACTACATTAGTTTGATTCATGGCTACTGTTTcatccaagtcaagaatgatcttcCCTTCCTTGGAGAGTTGCATGATCTTCTCCTTAAGTGTTGTACACTTTTCAATGGGATAACTCACCAGCCTGTGGTAGCGATAGTACTTAGGATCACTTGTCTTATTTTTCTGCTCAAGGCGCTTGGACTCTGGTAATTGTATAACCTTCTTCTTTAAGAGGTCATAAAGCATTCCGGACAAGTCGGAATTTGGGAATGGATACTTCTTTGCTTGCAACTCTTTCAAGGTAGGCTTTTCTCGTTGGTAGTTGTAAGCAAACGTCTCCTTCTTCTTTTTATACTTAGGCTTGGATGAGATATTCACAGGCGCGTTGCTGGTTTCATCGACCATTGTCTCTTTTGTCGACGACTTGGAGCCTTGTCAATTTTCTTGAACTCCTTTTCACTTGGCTCCTTGGAAGAAGTTGGTCGAGAACTGCCatgttctttgattgtgatctccatgtcatgggcGCAGGTAGCCAGGTCTTTGAAGCTCTTCGGCATGATCCCTTTCAGGATGTATAGAATGTCCCAGTTCATCCTGTTGacgcatatttcaattgttgacaTTTCACTTAAGCGATCCTTGCATTCCAGACTCAGTGCACGCCACCTGTTGACATAATCGACGATAGGCTCATTTTAGCATTAAGTTGTTTTGGTCAACTCGCTCATGCTGACGACGCGTCTGGTACTATAGAATCTATTGAGTAATTCATCTTCCATGCGACCCCAGCTGTCAATTGACTCAGAGTCCAGATCTGTATACCAGTCAAACGCGATCCCTTTGAGCGAACGCACAAACTGCTTCACCAAACGATCACCCTATGTCCCAGCATTGTTGCATGTCTCGACGAAGTGGACGATGTGTTGCTTTGGGTTCCCCTTCCCGTAGAACTGTTGAAATTTTGGAGGTTGATAGCTAGATGGCACGCGCAGACTGTCAACcctcttagtgtaaggcttgatgtagcgtCCACTGCTTGTCAAGCTATCATCTAACTGACACTTGATcgtcttggctattaactccagcAGCTTCTTTTCAGTGAAGGCGTTGATCTCATTGTTTGGCTTTCCAATGTCATCCTCGCCAACATCTTTATCGCTGTCAACATCCTTGTCGGTGTCACCATGCTCGTTGTCAGCCTTCCTGTCATGGAGTGCCACCACCTCTTTTTGGAGCTCAtcaatttttttgttcttttcttcattctccttCATCATTTTTTCAAGGAGTTTATTCATGTTCTGTACTCGCTCCTCAAGATTATCGCCACTTATCACCATGACTGAAACAACGTTAGGAGTTGAgatttctttcttctttggcgaCGCCTTGAGTTTGTAAGAGGAAGCCTTTTTGTCAACCTTAACACTTCTAACCTCCTTGCGTGAAGGAGAAGAGGCGGCCAGAAGCATTGTAGCGGCAACAACTATGAAGGCGACATAGATCTTGCGTAACCTAGTAGGGACGCTTGCAGAGCGTAGACTGGCAGCAACAGCGTTGACAGCAACCTTCTTCACCGTTCCTCTTGTGCAGATGCCAACTGACTGCGCAGTTGAGGAGGTAGCAACAATGGGAGTACCCTGTAGGATATCTGCGTAGGTCTTCTTGGATGCACTAGTTGAGATGCTTTGATTAGTagacatcttcttgttgtggtagACTTGATTAAAACGGCAGTAGAAATGAGAGGTAGAGattttcacgtcgggttcaccaaaatttaTAATAGCAAATATTGTATTGGGATAACtaaaatacaaaacaaggaaagaagtaaattttattaataaatatcaaaagttgcgtgtacaatctctaatgtatcctctgattctagTATGTCGTAACGGGTACATGTACGGGGTACGCGTGAGGGGTGCGCTGTAGAAAACGTTAGTTACTCTACGAGCGATATtaatttgatttcttgagagggtctCGATGACTTGAATATCTCTTGAAGGTTTGAATTTATGATTGAATCTTCAGCGCATGCGGCACAATTTGATGTGCATGTTGACTGCTTTCAATGATTTTGATagagaggatttgtaggaatttgtaccttgttctctctaactcctttgcaattatgaattttTTAACCCCTCCAATGAATGAggagagctctatttatagagttttgaTTCTCCTTGGTGGGCTTTGGTGGTCACAGGCTCATTTGTGGGTTTACTAGCAACTTTGGCCTAAATTTGATTATTTATAGGTTTACTGACTCGAATAATCCATTTTGTTATCTAAATCAGCCcatatttcatttaatcgggacaaaataattaaattaagttaaaatttggtattaactcaaaataattaatttattttatttattcgacACATTAATAAATTTCTCGTGCCTACACGTGGCTTGGGTCCAAATCAAAGGGTTGTATAATTTCCGTTTTAAAAATTGCCCTTATTCTCTTTCTTGAGTGCTTCTTCATACGGAGTACAAAGAAAGCCAAATCCTCTCTCCTCTCTCTCTTGTTATTCCACCAACAAAAGTATAATCACAAATTTAGAACTCATAAATCTTCGTCAATGGTGACAAGCAACAAAGGACATTTGAGCCTGCCGGTGTGCGATAGACCCATCTCGGGCGAAAATCAGATACCCGTTAACAATGATACTTGTATTTAAGGTTTGAAGCGAATAAGGTAACTCCTGAAGCGACCCTGGACACATGGTataaaaatcgggagaaaaaaaaATGACTTCTTACTGGCTCCCGAACAACTACCAATTTCAGTTAGGAGGTGAATAATAAATTTAGTTTCCTTATCGGGTAACAAAGGGTTTCTTTCCttaaaatcaattatttatttatatattatttataatataggAAGATATTAATAGGATGACAAAAATTGCATTTAAAAGATAGATATATAGAGAAATACACAAATTTTCATGTGAGACAGATGAATATGTGTCACAAGCTTGTAATAGGTTAAAAAAATCCATATGTATAGATAGAGATAAGTCatttatgagttctgactctttaagtattgtaatttttattttatctatTTATGTGGTGATATTTAACCAGTTATAAACTTGTTGTGAGTCTTGTGACGAATATACTCATTATAAGGGTGACTTGAGAAAATATAATACGAAGTAGGAGAAGATGACGACAAGTACTCCGTATCACATAATAAACCATTGGGTTTTTACTTAGGATTTTTGCTGTTAAAAGCCTGTTTTTTGTGTAAGCTTGAATTCCGGGTGACcctttttctcctttctttctcccttttcttcataTCATATACTCTtccccttttttttaaaaaaaaaacaaaaagaaaacaaGAGAAAAGAAACAATAATGAGAGTGAGGCATAAAAAGACACAAGCAAGAGAATTTGTAGTTTCAGTTTttcaaatattattattattattattattatttacttaGTGAAAGGTGACatcttttcttgttttctttttaGTAGAGAGAGAGAATTATATCATTATggaaaataacaataacaataatagtattAATATTAATGTTAATAGTTCAGATATGATGTTAGAAAATAATAATGGATTATTTCCTATGATGATGATGGTTCCATCATCACTATCATctcatcagcaacaacattatcAAAACCATAATTCACATCATCAACATCAAcaccaccaccatcatcatcatcatcccaaTAACAGCAAGAAGCTATGTTGTTCTTCAGCTTCTTGTTCTTCTACTGCCGCCGCTGCGGCCGCAGCGGCGGCAGGTGGATGTTATGATCATGTCATGGAAATGGAGAATAacattaatattaatactaatagtaatagtaataataataataataatagtaacaatatTAAGGCTCAAATTATGGCTCACCCTCACTACCCTCGTCTTATATCTGCCTTTGTTAACTGTCAGAAGGTTTATATTTATCTCTTTTTATTGTTTATACATAGTGATTAGTGtgtatattgtaattataatattAGATAATACTCCCGTCCCAATAAttgggtctgttccctttccttggtttttgtgccaaaatctaaggacaacaattgaccgggacagagggactGGGGGACTAGAGAATTAGTGTTATGTATGTATTCGCTCGCTCTTACCGTCTCAGTCATTTATTTCTCTTGTAAgcagtattttaatcaaagataaacaaatgattgagatggaATGAAGACATGGTTATGTACACACTTTCCTTATAAGGAGTATGTTCTTTCATATTTTGTGAATTTCATGTCATTTTGACAAGATCTGAACTGATATATGATAAATACCCCATTTTagtaattttaatctaatataaTGTTGCATCTCTCTTGAAAAAATTGATAAGAAAAATCCAAAACACCCTCTTGTGTAATTTTGCTTGTTTTTGTGTAAAAAACATCTATCATAAAGAATAATGAGTGTACACAAGCTATAATTTCATGAAATTTTCTatttataaattactaatgtAAACCCTTGTTGTGTATTAAAAAAAATGAAGGTGGGAGCGCCGCCGGAAGTGGTGGCAAGACTAGAGGAAGCAGAAGCAATGGCAATGAATCAAGGCGGTGGCGGTGGCGGAGGATATATAGGAGAAGATCCAGGGTTAGATCAATTTATGGAGGCATATAGTGAAATGCTTACTAAATATGAGCAAGAATTAAGCAAGCCTTTTAAAGAAGCCATGCTTTTTCTTTCTAAAATTGATTGCCAATTCAAAGCCCTaaccctttcttcttcttctttagacTCTCCTTCTTCTGGTAATTCCTTGTttttattatttatgttcttttagttattttattgaaTGTGTGTTTAATGTTTGCTTTTGAATATTAGTGGTGTTTTAAACTTGATCTTATAATACTATCACACACAAGTTAAGTTAATAGTACAGATTAAGACGATCTCACACCGTGAAACTCTGAGACGGTCTTTTTGGGTAAAAAAATCATTCATTTATTGTTGTTAATACTATTATTATAATGAAAGTATGAATCTTTACATTGTTTTGGAGAGTATTATATTTGCATGTGCATGTTTCCAAGGTTAAGATCTTGGAACTTTAACAAAACCCTGTGTCTTTCCTTTTGGACTGTCCATTCTTTTTGCATAATTGGTTCCTTGTTTATTTTATTTGGTCTTGGAAGTAGGGTTTTGCAGCTAGTTTATGCTCAACTTAGATTATTCTTTGCTTTAAATATTCTTCCCTTTTTCAATAATGCCTATGATTAATACTTCCCTAGATATAGATAGAGTTATCTTACCGTCTCAAGTCTTAACCTTGAAACGGTGTCAAATGAGATTTAAATTTATACCCGGGATGCTCAAGTTTCTAGTTTTCTACTACTTATGCTTAAATTATTTCACTGAAGGAATCTTTATTGCAATTAGGTTTTTTAAGTCGGCATTTAAGGATCGAGTAATGATTTCCTTGGTATTTTTGTTTGTAATACGTATTGTAGAGGCGAAAAGAGATGCTATTAACTTTGTTAATTGATGACTTTGCGGCCTGTTTGTTGTATGAGAATGAGGTGAAGCTTTCAATCTAGTTATTGTTGTCTACAATCATTTGTTTGCAAATCATTTTGCAAGGATAATAGTCACATTCACTTTCAAATCTTTAATTTCATCTGATTTTGAATAATGTATCCTAGGGCACCAGTTCTTCATCATGGTAAAAAGTAGTTTAATTTCGAATGATTAATAATATGTACTTGAATCTTGATAATAGCGGCCATTGGAGCTTAGCGGTTATCTACCATGGTGGTTGTCCTTGTTAGTAGTTTGATAATATTACGAGTAGTATTTAATAGAATCTTAGCGATTCCTCTATGATCATATTGCTTAATGATGTTTATCAGTTTTAATTTAGTGTTCGGCCGCTTGTGTAGCTGAAATAGATCATAAACACATACCAAATTATTCATAGCCAGTGTATTATCCAGTTTTTGTCGGTTTTTTACCATACTTGAGATTCGTGTACGTAACGTATTCATCGTTAGTCATATGATCGAGATTAGAGAAACTGGTATCCTCAACTTCAGAAGGTATAACCATGTCTAGCATAGTTAAATGGAACAGAATTACTTAACTTTCTCTCATATGCTCGCATTAGAAATTCAAGTAAAATAAACGGACCAAAGGGTTTATTTTTCCGCTTTTAATAACATGTGAAATATTTGTTGTGCTGGTTTTCTCCCCACTTAGAAAAACGATCGATGTAGGCCTAAGGTTGTTCATGAGTCAAATATGATGGATATATGTATATGATAAATGCGACCGAGTAGTAAATTTTGCGGAAATTGATTTGAAAGGGAGCATTATAGAGTTTGATCTACTAAGAATCTTAGGTATACTGTTTTAAAGTAGTAAAGGTTTCTCAATTATACCAAATCAATGTgtaacattattcattcattcaactttgTTATATATTTGTCCCTAGTAACATGAAATATGAGCTGGGAATCTTAGTTATACATAAAATCTTGCAACAAAGTCTTTCTTCATGCATTCAAGCTGGTTTTATTGTCTCAATTTTATGTCACTTCTTTCACAACTCATGTGTGGGACATGCAATAAAGAACACCTATAAGTCTATAAATCTGACCACATGCTAGCTAGATCTCCCTTGTGTTACGAAATTCACTCCATCGCTACTGAATTGTACGTGAACATCGGTATTACGTATATGTAAGTGATTTTGAGTAGAATATATGAATCACATACTCGAAATTTAGAATGTACCTCGTGTTGATGTCTCAAGTTAAGTTATGTCGAAAAATAGAGAATTTGGATCTCAATCTGACTTCATGCTATTATGCTAAATTTTATGTCACTATGCTAAGAAAGGTAAGAACTTTGTATGTCCAATTTATGGATTTACCGACCCATGCCAAAAATGTTTGTATTAATGTCTTTTGTTGTTATTTCGGTTATAGAACGATTTGTCTGATACATTACTTTGTTTGGCATTAAGGTTACCATTGATATTACCTATTCTTGGTTAAAGTTGATTTGTTTCAAATTGTCATGTTGTCGAATATGGTCGTAAGTTCATTTTGTGAATGATTGCATTATGATGTATCTAAATTTGGAAACTATTCGATGCAAGATCTCGTACCAGGAGCTCATGATGATGCAGGTACTGGTAGGAACGGATCATCTGAAGACGAGATTGACGTGAACAATAACTTCATTGATCCTTCAGCAGAAGACAGGGAACTGAAAGGCCAGCTGCTCCGTAAGTACAGTGGATACTTGGGAAGTCTAAGGCAGGAATTCTTGAAGAAGCGGAAGAAGGGCAAACTTCCTAAAGAAGCAAGGCAACAACTCCTTGATTGGTGGACCCGTCACTATAAATGGCCATACCCTTCGGTAAGTCGATCATCCCTCTACCGTCCTTCTAAtccttcttccacaaaaatgTTATATCTAAGCTAGCTATAACTCGTAAAGTCCGGAGTGATTATTCGTTATAGTCATGACTCGTGACCTAGCCCGGATTACAATGGACGGAGTAATTATTAATAGTTGCCGTGTTGTTAATAATGTGGTAATCGAGTCATTATTATGTGGTTCCGTCATTAGTCACCTGATGTCGTTCCACAATGAGTGGTGGTCAGTAATTGAACTTTATTTGGGGTCCGATGTTTGATTCCATGTCAAACGTCAACCCCCCATTGTTTTTCTTGTATGTTATTTTCGACGTGATGTAATTTGCATTTCGTTTAGGTGACCTATCACCTCAAGAAAACATAGAAAAACTACTAGATTTCATGGGTCGCCTTGAATTATTAGTGTAGTTGATCTAGTCTTCAGTGTCCGAGGAAAATATAGTAACCTTTTCAATTGGATTGAACAAACCTCGAGAGGCCCCCTCATAAGTCATACCATACCATGTGCTTAATTTCCACTTCGTGGGTTATTGGAGgctgccaggatttgaacccgtgaccttcggtcacactagctctgataccatgatagatgaatcgtctcaaccaaaaccttaaggtgatggttgatgcccaactattatatttattcctattaTTGTTTGCTAGCAGACGTTGGATGATGCAATTTTCATTTGGAAAACTTACTTTCTGTTTTCTTTGTGTATGCAAATTTCCCTTGCCCTATGCTTGACATTTCTAAGATCTATCTTTGTGTACGCAATCTTACTCATGTGTTATATATGGTATGACAGGAATCACAGAAGGTAGCACTAGCGGAGGAGACAGGGTTGGACCAGAAGCAAATAAACAACTGGTTTATTAACCAGAGGAAAAGGCATTGGAAACCATCTGAGGATATGCAATTCGTGGTGATGGATGCTGCGGCTGCGGCTGCTCATTCTCACGGTCATCCACACTATACTTACATGGACCCTGCTACCTTAGCTAATCATTTTCCGATGGATGTGTCCTCTACGCTTATGTAAGTACGGCATAACAATGGCCGTTTTTATCATCAGTTAAGAGAAATGTTATGCCGCCTTGTTTATGGGCTTATGGATGGATGGGTACGTCGTAATTATATTAAATTGTAACTACGCTTTATTACAATGGTTCTAAACTCCCTAGATAATATACCCGGATCCTATATATGGCTTAATTATCTTGTATAATGGCTGTCCTTTAATTTCCGTCTCCCAAGTATATTCAGAACGCGCGCTTTTGACTTGGTTTAACTAGTTACAACGCGATTTATGAGAGCATGGTGCATCCCTCAAATGTCGACTTTTTTTTAGAAGAGTCGTTTTATTAGTCGTCAACAAAATTACTTTGCGACTTTGTATCGCAGCCTTTCCaactttgttttaaattttctatCATTCATtttcttctcctttctcttttctcCTTCTCGTGGCTTAGGTTTTCATGGGCGGTATAGCAACCCTTATTTTGAGAGTTTGCTAAAGCCCGCCCTTGCGATACACCAATCTACCTCTTATGACAATGAAGAGAgccaagaaaaaaaattgaaagaagGGGTGAGTACCTTTTCAATATTAATGAGGTTCGAAAGGTGGAATAAACACTTTTTATTACTCTTTTAACTTTATCGGACATAAAAATGAAAGAAGTAGAGTAACATCTAAGTTGATTTCACTCAACATTATCAATACATCGAGCTTATATTTAATTTAGTTGTAGAAATGAAGAAAACCTCGTACATTTTTGTTAAACTATTTATTCTTTTTGTAAATCAAAGTGAGTCAATTGATAAAAATATCAATAACATAAGTTAATCTTACGGTCGACTAGGGTCTTTGACTCTTTGTATCCTTAATACA
It includes:
- the LOC141593090 gene encoding homeobox protein knotted-1-like LET6 isoform X2, which gives rise to MENNNNNNSININVNSSDMMLENNNGLFPMMMMVPSSLSSHQQQHYQNHNSHHQHQHHHHHHHHPNNSKKLCCSSASCSSTAAAAAAAAAGGCYDHVMEMENNININTNSNSNNNNNNSNNIKAQIMAHPHYPRLISAFVNCQKVGAPPEVVARLEEAEAMAMNQGGGGGGGYIGEDPGLDQFMEAYSEMLTKYEQELSKPFKEAMLFLSKIDCQFKALTLSSSSLDSPSSGAHDDAGTGRNGSSEDEIDVNNNFIDPSAEDRELKGQLLRKYSGYLGSLRQEFLKKRKKGKLPKEARQQLLDWWTRHYKWPYPSESQKVALAEETGLDQKQINNWFINQRKRHWKPSEDMQFVVMDAAAAAAHSHGHPHYTYMDPATLANHFPMDVSSTLM
- the LOC141593090 gene encoding homeobox protein knotted-1-like LET6 isoform X1; its protein translation is MENNNNNNSININVNSSDMMLENNNGLFPMMMMVPSSLSSHQQQHYQNHNSHHQHQHHHHHHHHPNNSKKLCCSSASCSSTAAAAAAAAAGGCYDHVMEMENNININTNSNSNNNNNNSNNIKAQIMAHPHYPRLISAFVNCQKVGAPPEVVARLEEAEAMAMNQGGGGGGGYIGEDPGLDQFMEAYSEMLTKYEQELSKPFKEAMLFLSKIDCQFKALTLSSSSLDSPSSDLVPGAHDDAGTGRNGSSEDEIDVNNNFIDPSAEDRELKGQLLRKYSGYLGSLRQEFLKKRKKGKLPKEARQQLLDWWTRHYKWPYPSESQKVALAEETGLDQKQINNWFINQRKRHWKPSEDMQFVVMDAAAAAAHSHGHPHYTYMDPATLANHFPMDVSSTLM